A window of the Choristoneura fumiferana chromosome 30, NRCan_CFum_1, whole genome shotgun sequence genome harbors these coding sequences:
- the LOC141444824 gene encoding uncharacterized protein isoform X31 — MTIATKAQMDKDDQASQNNQANQDRQVNQNNLTIKGIQANQVNQDSQANQDSQVNQGSQDNQDSQANQINQVSQINQVVQANQDSQANQDSQANQDSQANQESQDNQGNQDSQANQDSQANQDSQANQDSQANQDNQVNQGSQDNQDNQANQGNHANQDSQVNQKNQTSQINQVVQANQDSQANQDSQVNQDKQANQDSQANQETQDNHGSQDNQDSQANQVNQSSQINQVVQANQNSQANQDSQANQESQDNQGNQDSQANQDSQANQESQDNQGNQDSQANQDSQANQDSQANQDNQANQGNHANQDSQVNQKNQTSQINQVVQANQDSQANQDSQVNQGNQANQDSQANQESQDNHGSQDNQNSQANQDSQANQGSQDNQDNQANQGNQDSQVNQKNQTSQINQVVQANQDSQANQDSQANQDSQANQDSQANQDNQVNQGSQNNQVVQANQDSQANQDSQANQDSQVNQGNQASQANQGSQDNQDNQANQGNHANQDSQVNQKNQTSQINQVVQANQDSQANQDSQANQDSQANQESQDNQGNQDSQANQDSQANQDSQANQDNQVNQGSQNNQVVQANQDSQANQDSQANQDSQVNQGNQASQANQGSQDNQDNQANQGNHANQDSQVNQKNQTSQINQVVQANQDSQANQDSQANQESQDNQGNQDSQANQDSQANQDNQDNQANQGNHANQDSQVNQKNQTSQINQVVQANQDSQVNQGNQANQDSQANQESQDNHGSQDNQNSQANQDSQANRGSQDNQDNQANQGNQDSQVNQKNQTSQINQVVQANQDSQANQDSQANQDSQANQDSQANQDNQVNQGSQDNQVVQANQDSQANQDSQANQDSQVNQGNQANQDSQANQGSQDNQDNQANQDSQVNQKNQTSQINQVVQANQDSQANQDSQANQESQDNQGNQDSQANQDSQANQESQDNQGNQDSQANQDSQANQDNQANQGNHANQDSQVNQKNQTSQINQVVQANQDSQANQDSQVNQGNQANQDSQANQESQDNHGSQDNQNSQANQGSQANQGSQDNQDNQANQGNQDSQVNQKNQTSQINQVVQANQDSQANQDSQANQDNQVNQGSQNNQVVQANQESQNNQINQVVQANQDSQANQDSQANQDNQVNQGSQNNQVVQANQESQANQDSQANQDSQVNQGNQASQANQGSQDNQDNQGNHANQDSQVNQKNQTSQINQVVQANQDSQANQDSQVNQDNQANQDSQANQETQDNHGSQDNQDNQSSQINQVVQANQNSQANQDSQANQECQDNQGNQDSQANQDSQANQESQDNQGNQDSQANQDSQANQDSQANQDNQANQGNHANQDSQVNQKNQTSQINQVVQANQDSQANQDSQANQDSQVNQGSQANQDSQANQESQDNHGSQDNQNSQANQDSQANQGSQDNQDNQANQGNQDSQVNQKNQTSQINQVVQANQDSQANQDSQANQDSQANQDSQANQDNQVNQGSQDNQVVQANQDSQANQDSQANQDSQVNQGNQANQDSQANQGSQDNQDNQANQGNHANQDSQVNQKNQTSQINQVVQANQDSQANQDSQVNQDNQANQDNHGSQDNQDNQSSQINQVVQANQNSQANQDSQANQESQDNQGNQDSQANQDSQANQESQNNQINQVVQANQDSQANQDSQANQDNQANQGNHVNQDSQVNQKNQTSQINQVVQANQDSQANQDSQVNQGNQANQDSQANQESQDNHGSQDNQDSQANQINQVNQVNKGNQDRQINQDRPDNQINQELQENLEREERQFIRVRLRAKLRESSEPVVNRIMKQLMLMEIPSRKNRSNNKYLLNKLLHLALIRRSSIETAVLRNPATNRLLSAKKHLRVKAAKCKKAKEAALMLERALKLSLRVKDKRHSAIKKNSAPVVLVPAVSKS; from the exons ATGACGATTGCGACGAAGGCCCAGATGGACAAGGACGACCAAGCAAGCCAGAACaaccaggcaaaccaggaccGCCAGGTAAACCAGAACAATCTAACCATCAAGGGCATCCAGGCaaaccaggtcaaccaggacagccaggcaaaccaggacagccaggtcaaccagggcagccaggacaaccaggacagccaggcaaaccagatCAACCAGGTCAGCCAGATCAACCAGGTGgtccaggcaaaccaggacagccaggcaaaccaggacagccaggcaaaccaggacagccaggcaaaccaggaaagccaggacaaccagggcaaccaggacagccaggcaaaccaggacagccaggcaaaccaggacagccaggcaaaccaggacagccaggcaaaccaagacaaccaggtcaaccagggcagccaggacaaccaggacaaccaggccAACCAGGGCAACCATgccaaccaggacagccaggtcaaccagaaGAACCAAACCAGCCAGATCAACCAGGTGGTCCAGGcgaaccaggacagccaggcaaaccaggacagccaggtcaaccaggacaaacaggcaaaccaggacagccaggcaaaccaggaaaCCCAGGACAACCATGgcagccaggacaaccaggacagccaggcaaaccaggtcAACCAGAGCAGCCAGATCAACCAGGTGGTCCAGGCAAACCAGaacagccaggcaaaccaggacagccaggcaaaccaggaaagccaggacaaccagggcaaccaggacagccaggcaaaccaggacagccaggcaaaccaggaaagccaggacaaccagggcaaccaggacagccaggcaaaccaggacagccaggcaaaccaggacagccaggcaaaccaggacaaccaggccAACCAGGGCAACCATgccaaccaggacagccaggtcaaccagaaGAACCAAACCAGCCAGATCAACCAGGTGgtccaggcaaaccaggacagccaggcaaaccaggacagccaggtcaaccagggcaaccaggcaaaccaggacagccaggcaaaccaggaaaGCCAGGACAACCATGGCAGCCAGGACAACCAGaacagccaggcaaaccaggacagccaggcaaaccagggcagccaggacaaccaggacaaccaggccAACCagggcaaccaggacagccaggtcaaccagaaGAACCAAACCAGCCAGATCAACCAGGTGGTCCAGGcgaaccaggacagccaggcaaaccaggacagccaggcaaaccaggacagccaggcaaaccaggacagccaggcaaaccaggacaaccaggtcaaccagggCAGCCAGAACAACCAGGTGGTCCAGGcgaaccaggacagccaggcaaaccaggacagccaggcaaaccaggacagccaggtcaaccagggcAACCAGgccagccaggcaaaccagggcagccaggacaaccaggacaaccaggccAACCAGGGCAACCATgccaaccaggacagccaggtcaaccagaaGAACCAAACCAGCCAGATCAACCAGGTGGTCCAGGcgaaccaggacagccaggcaaaccaggacagccag gcaaaccaggacagccaggcaaaccaggaaagccaggacaaccagggcaaccaggacagccaggcaaaccaggacagccaggcaaaccaggacagccaggcaaaccaggacaaccaggtcaaccagggCAGCCAGAACAACCAGGTGGTCCAGGcgaaccaggacagccaggcaaaccaggacagccaggcaaaccaggacagccaggtcaaccagggcAACCAGgccagccaggcaaaccagggcagccaggacaaccaggacaaccaggccAACCAGGGCAACCATgccaaccaggacagccaggtcaaccagaaGAACCAAACCAGCCAGATCAACCAGGTGGTCCAGGcgaaccaggacagccaggcaaaccaggacagccag gcaaaccaggaaagccaggacaaccagggcaaccaggacagccaggcaaaccaggacagccaggcaaaccaggacaaccaggacaaccaggccAACCAGGGCAACCATgccaaccaggacagccaggtcaaccagaaGAACCAAACCAGCCAGATCAACCAGGTGgtccaggcaaaccaggacagccaggtcaaccagggcaaccaggcaaaccaggacagccaggcaaaccaggaaaGCCAGGACAACCATGGCAGCCAGGACAACCAGaacagccaggcaaaccaggacagccaggcaaaccggggcagccaggacaaccaggacaaccaggccAACCagggcaaccaggacagccaggtcaaccagaaGAACCAAACCAGCCAGATCAACCAGGTGGTCCAGGcgaaccaggacagccaggcaaaccaggacagccaggcaaaccaggacagccaggcaaaccaggacagccaggcaaaccaggacaaccaggtcaaccagggcagccaggacaaccaggtgGTCCAGGCGAATcaggacagccaggcaaaccaggacagccaggcaaaccaggacagccaggtcaaccagggcaaccaggcaaaccaggacagccaggcaaaccagggcagccaggacaaccaggacaaccaggccaaccaggacagccaggtcaaccagaaGAACCAAACCAGCCAGATCAACCAGGTGGTCCAGGcgaaccaggacagccaggcaaaccaggacagccaggcaaaccaggaaagccaggacaaccagggcaaccaggacagccaggcaaaccaggacagccaggccaACCAGGAaagccaggacaaccagggcaaccaggacagccaggcaaaccaggacagccaggcaaaccaggacaaccaggccAACCAGGGCAACCATgccaaccaggacagccaggtcaaccagaaGAACCAAACCAGCCAGATCAACCAGGTGgtccaggcaaaccaggacagccaggcaaaccaggacagccaggtcaaccagggcaaccaggcaaaccaggacagccaggcaaaccaggaaaGCCAGGACAACCATGGCAGCCAGGACAACCAGaacagccaggcaaaccagggcagccaggcaaaccagggcagccaggacaaccaggacaaccaggccAACCagggcaaccaggacagccaggtcaaccagaaGAACCAAACCAGCCAGATCAACCAGGTGGTCCAGGcgaaccaggacagccaggcaaaccaggacagccaggcaaaccaggacaaccaggtcaaccagggCAGCCAGAACAACCAGGTGGTCCAGGCGAACCAGGAAAGCCAGAACAACCAGATCAACCAGGTGgtccaggcaaaccaggacagccaggcaaaccaggacagccaggcaaaccaggacaaccaggtcaaccagggCAGCCAGAACAACCAGGTGGTCCAGGCGAACCAGGaaagccaggcaaaccaggacagccaggcaaaccaggacagccaggtcaaccagggcAACCAGgccagccaggcaaaccagggcagccaggacaaccaggacaaccagggcAACCATgccaaccaggacagccaggtcaaccagaaGAACCAAACCAGCCAGATCAACCAGGTGGTCCAGGcgaaccaggacagccaggcaaaccaggacagccaggtcaaccaggacaaccaggcaaaccaggacagccaggcaaaccaggaaaCCCAGGACAACCATGgcagccaggacaaccaggacaacCAGAGCAGCCAGATCAACCAGGTGGTCCAGGCAAACCAGaacagccaggcaaaccaggacagccaggcaaaccaggaatgccaggacaaccagggcaaccaggacagccaggcaaaccaggacagccaggcaaaccaggaaagccaggacaaccagggcaaccaggacagccaggcaaaccaggacagccaggcaaaccaggacagccaggcaaaccaggacaaccaggccAACCAGGGCAACCATgccaaccaggacagccaggtcaaccagaaGAACCAAACCAGCCAGATCAACCAGGTGgtccaggcaaaccaggacagccaggcaaaccaggacagccaggcaaaccaggacagccaggtcaaccagggcagccaggcaaaccaggacagccaggcaaaccaggaaaGCCAGGACAACCATGGCAGCCAGGACAACCAGaacagccaggcaaaccaggacagccaggcaaaccagggcagccaggacaaccaggacaaccaggccAACCagggcaaccaggacagccaggtcaaccagaaGAACCAAACCAGCCAGATCAACCAGGTGGTCCAGGcgaaccaggacagccaggcaaaccaggacagccaggcaaaccaggacagccaggcaaaccaggacagccaggcaaaccaggacaaccaggtcaaccagggcagccaggacaaccaggtgGTCCAGGcgaaccaggacagccaggcaaaccaggacagccaggcaaaccaggacagccaggtcaaccagggcaaccaggcaaaccaggacagccaggcaaaccagggcagccaggacaaccaggacaaccaggccAACCAGGGCAACCATGCCAatcaggacagccaggtcaaccagaaGAACCAAACCAGCCAGATCAACCAGGTGGTCCAGGcgaaccaggacagccaggcaaaccaggacagccaggtcaaccaggacaaccaggcaaaccaggacaaccatggcagccaggacaaccaggacaacCAGAGCAGCCAGATCAACCAGGTGGTCCAGGCAAACCAGaacagccaggcaaaccaggacagccaggcaaaccaggaaagccaggacaaccagggcaaccaggacagccaggcaaaccaggacagccaggcaaaccaggaaaGCCAGAACAACCAGATCAACCAGGTGgtccaggcaaaccaggacagccaggcaaaccaggacagccaggcaaaccaggacaaccaggccAACCAGGGCAACCatgtcaaccaggacagccaggtcaaccagaaGAACCAAACCAGCCAGATCAACCAGGTGgtccaggcaaaccaggacagccaggcaaaccaggacagccaggtcaaccagggcaaccaggcaaaccaggacagccaggcaaaccaggaaaGCCAGGACAACCATGgcagccaggacaaccaggacagccaggcaaaccagatcaaccaggtcaaccaggtcAACAAGGGCAACCAGGACAGGCAGATCAACCAGGACAGACCGGACAACCAGATCAACCAGGAACTGCAGGAAAACCTGGAAAGGGAGGAAAGACAATTCATACGAGTGCGACTTCGAGCCAAGCTCAGAGAGAGCAGCGAGCCAGTAGTCAATCGAATTATGAAGCAATTGATGCTAATGGAAATTCCTTCCAGAAAAAATCGGAGCAACAACAAGTATCTTCTGAACAAGCTTCTTCATCTAGCTTTGATAAGGAGGAGTTCGATAGAGACGGCAGTTTTAAGAAATCCAGCCACAAACAGGCTTCTGTCGGCCAAGAAGCATCTTCGAGTGAAAGCAGCGAAATGCAAAAAAGCCAAGGAGGCGGCTCTGATGTTAGAAAGAGCTCTCAAACTCAGTCTGAGAGTCAAAGACAAGCGGCATTCAGCAATCAAGAAGAATTCAGCTCCGGTGGTTCTAGTTCCAGCAGTGAGCAAGTCATGA
- the LOC141444824 gene encoding uncharacterized protein isoform X40: MTIATKAQMDKDDQASQNNQANQDRQVNQNNLTIKGIQANQVNQDSQANQDSQVNQGSQDNQDSQANQINQVSQINQVVQANQDSQANQDSQANQDSQANQESQDNQGNQDSQANQDSQANQDSQANQDSQANQDNQVNQGSQDNQDNQANQGNHANQDSQVNQKNQTSQINQVVQANQDSQANQDSQVNQDKQANQDSQANQETQDNHGSQDNQDSQANQVNQSSQINQVVQANQNSQANQDSQANQESQDNQGNQDSQANQDSQANQESQDNQGNQDSQANQDSQANQDSQANQDNQANQGNHANQDSQVNQKNQTSQINQVVQANQDSQANQDSQVNQGNQANQDSQANQESQDNHGSQDNQNSQANQDSQANQGSQDNQDNQANQGNQDSQVNQKNQTSQINQVVQANQDSQANQDSQANQDSQANQDSQANQDNQVNQGSQNNQVVQANQDSQANQDSQANQDSQVNQGNQASQANQGSQDNQDNQANQGNHANQDSQVNQKNQTSQINQVVQANQDSQANQDSQANQESQDNQGNQDSQANQDSQANQESQDNQGNQDSQANQDSQANQDSQANQDNQVNQGSQNNQVVQANQDSQANQDSQANQDSQANQDSQANQDNQDNQANQGNHANQDSQVNQKNQTSQINQVVQANQDSQVNQGNQANQDSQANQESQDNHGSQDNQNSQANQDSQANRGSQDNQDNQANQGNQDSQVNQKNQTSQINQVVQANQDSQANQDSQANQDSQANQDSQANQDNQVNQGSQDNQVVQANQDSQANQDSQANQDSQVNQGNQANQDSQANQGSQDNQDNQANQDSQVNQKNQTSQINQVVQANQDSQANQDSQANQESQDNQGNQDSQANQDSQANQESQDNQGNQDSQANQDSQANQDNQANQGNHANQDSQVNQKNQTSQINQVVQANQDSQANQDSQVNQGNQANQDSQANQESQDNHGSQDNQNSQANQGSQANQGSQDNQDNQANQGNQDSQVNQKNQTSQINQVVQANQDSQANQDSQANQDNQVNQGSQNNQVVQANQESQNNQINQVVQANQDSQANQDSQANQDNQVNQGSQNNQVVQANQESQANQDSQANQDSQVNQGNQASQANQGSQDNQDNQGNHANQDSQVNQKNQTSQINQVVQANQDSQANQDSQVNQDNQANQDSQANQETQDNHGSQDNQDNQSSQINQVVQANQNSQANQDSQANQECQDNQGNQDSQANQDSQANQESQDNQGNQDSQANQDSQANQDSQANQDNQANQGNHANQDSQVNQKNQTSQINQVVQANQDSQANQDSQANQDSQVNQGSQANQDSQANQESQDNHGSQDNQNSQANQDSQANQGSQDNQDNQANQGNQDSQVNQKNQTSQINQVVQANQDSQANQDSQANQDSQANQDSQANQDNQVNQGSQDNQVVQANQDSQANQDSQANQDSQVNQGNQANQDSQANQGSQDNQDNQANQGNHANQDSQVNQKNQTSQINQVVQANQDSQANQDSQVNQDNQANQDNHGSQDNQDNQSSQINQVVQANQNSQANQDSQANQESQDNQGNQDSQANQDSQANQESQNNQINQVVQANQDSQANQDSQANQDNQANQGNHVNQDSQVNQKNQTSQINQVVQANQDSQANQDSQVNQGNQANQDSQANQESQDNHGSQDNQDSQANQINQVNQVNKGNQDRQINQDRPDNQINQELQENLEREERQFIRVRLRAKLRESSEPVVNRIMKQLMLMEIPSRKNRSNNKYLLNKLLHLALIRRSSIETAVLRNPATNRLLSAKKHLRVKAAKCKKAKEAALMLERALKLSLRVKDKRHSAIKKNSAPVVLVPAVSKS, encoded by the exons ATGACGATTGCGACGAAGGCCCAGATGGACAAGGACGACCAAGCAAGCCAGAACaaccaggcaaaccaggaccGCCAGGTAAACCAGAACAATCTAACCATCAAGGGCATCCAGGCaaaccaggtcaaccaggacagccaggcaaaccaggacagccaggtcaaccagggcagccaggacaaccaggacagccaggcaaaccagatCAACCAGGTCAGCCAGATCAACCAGGTGgtccaggcaaaccaggacagccaggcaaaccaggacagccaggcaaaccaggacagccaggcaaaccaggaaagccaggacaaccagggcaaccaggacagccaggcaaaccaggacagccaggcaaaccaggacagccaggcaaaccaggacagccaggcaaaccaagacaaccaggtcaaccagggcagccaggacaaccaggacaaccaggccAACCAGGGCAACCATgccaaccaggacagccaggtcaaccagaaGAACCAAACCAGCCAGATCAACCAGGTGGTCCAGGcgaaccaggacagccaggcaaaccaggacagccaggtcaaccaggacaaacaggcaaaccaggacagccaggcaaaccaggaaaCCCAGGACAACCATGgcagccaggacaaccaggacagccaggcaaaccaggtcAACCAGAGCAGCCAGATCAACCAGGTGGTCCAGGCAAACCAGaacagccaggcaaaccaggacagccaggcaaaccaggaaagccaggacaaccagggcaaccaggacagccaggcaaaccaggacagccaggcaaaccaggaaagccaggacaaccagggcaaccaggacagccaggcaaaccaggacagccaggcaaaccaggacagccaggcaaaccaggacaaccaggccAACCAGGGCAACCATgccaaccaggacagccaggtcaaccagaaGAACCAAACCAGCCAGATCAACCAGGTGgtccaggcaaaccaggacagccaggcaaaccaggacagccaggtcaaccagggcaaccaggcaaaccaggacagccaggcaaaccaggaaaGCCAGGACAACCATGGCAGCCAGGACAACCAGaacagccaggcaaaccaggacagccaggcaaaccagggcagccaggacaaccaggacaaccaggccAACCagggcaaccaggacagccaggtcaaccagaaGAACCAAACCAGCCAGATCAACCAGGTGGTCCAGGcgaaccaggacagccaggcaaaccaggacagccaggcaaaccaggacagccaggcaaaccaggacagccaggcaaaccaggacaaccaggtcaaccagggCAGCCAGAACAACCAGGTGGTCCAGGcgaaccaggacagccaggcaaaccaggacagccaggcaaaccaggacagccaggtcaaccagggcAACCAGgccagccaggcaaaccagggcagccaggacaaccaggacaaccaggccAACCAGGGCAACCATgccaaccaggacagccaggtcaaccagaaGAACCAAACCAGCCAGATCAACCAGGTGGTCCAGGcgaaccaggacagccaggcaaaccaggacagccag gcaaaccaggaaagccaggacaaccagggcaaccaggacagccaggcaaaccaggacagccaggcaaaccaggaaagccaggacaaccagggcaaccaggacagccaggcaaaccaggacagccaggcaaaccaggacagccaggcaaaccaggacaaccaggtcaaccagggCAGCCAGAACAACCAGGTGGTCCAGGcgaaccaggacagccaggcaaaccaggacagccaggcaaaccaggacagccag gcaaaccaggacagccaggcaaaccaggacaaccaggacaaccaggccAACCAGGGCAACCATgccaaccaggacagccaggtcaaccagaaGAACCAAACCAGCCAGATCAACCAGGTGgtccaggcaaaccaggacagccaggtcaaccagggcaaccaggcaaaccaggacagccaggcaaaccaggaaaGCCAGGACAACCATGGCAGCCAGGACAACCAGaacagccaggcaaaccaggacagccaggcaaaccggggcagccaggacaaccaggacaaccaggccAACCagggcaaccaggacagccaggtcaaccagaaGAACCAAACCAGCCAGATCAACCAGGTGGTCCAGGcgaaccaggacagccaggcaaaccaggacagccaggcaaaccaggacagccaggcaaaccaggacagccaggcaaaccaggacaaccaggtcaaccagggcagccaggacaaccaggtgGTCCAGGCGAATcaggacagccaggcaaaccaggacagccaggcaaaccaggacagccaggtcaaccagggcaaccaggcaaaccaggacagccaggcaaaccagggcagccaggacaaccaggacaaccaggccaaccaggacagccaggtcaaccagaaGAACCAAACCAGCCAGATCAACCAGGTGGTCCAGGcgaaccaggacagccaggcaaaccaggacagccaggcaaaccaggaaagccaggacaaccagggcaaccaggacagccaggcaaaccaggacagccaggccaACCAGGAaagccaggacaaccagggcaaccaggacagccaggcaaaccaggacagccaggcaaaccaggacaaccaggccAACCAGGGCAACCATgccaaccaggacagccaggtcaaccagaaGAACCAAACCAGCCAGATCAACCAGGTGgtccaggcaaaccaggacagccaggcaaaccaggacagccaggtcaaccagggcaaccaggcaaaccaggacagccaggcaaaccaggaaaGCCAGGACAACCATGGCAGCCAGGACAACCAGaacagccaggcaaaccagggcagccaggcaaaccagggcagccaggacaaccaggacaaccaggccAACCagggcaaccaggacagccaggtcaaccagaaGAACCAAACCAGCCAGATCAACCAGGTGGTCCAGGcgaaccaggacagccaggcaaaccaggacagccaggcaaaccaggacaaccaggtcaaccagggCAGCCAGAACAACCAGGTGGTCCAGGCGAACCAGGAAAGCCAGAACAACCAGATCAACCAGGTGgtccaggcaaaccaggacagccaggcaaaccaggacagccaggcaaaccaggacaaccaggtcaaccagggCAGCCAGAACAACCAGGTGGTCCAGGCGAACCAGGaaagccaggcaaaccaggacagccaggcaaaccaggacagccaggtcaaccagggcAACCAGgccagccaggcaaaccagggcagccaggacaaccaggacaaccagggcAACCATgccaaccaggacagccaggtcaaccagaaGAACCAAACCAGCCAGATCAACCAGGTGGTCCAGGcgaaccaggacagccaggcaaaccaggacagccaggtcaaccaggacaaccaggcaaaccaggacagccaggcaaaccaggaaaCCCAGGACAACCATGgcagccaggacaaccaggacaacCAGAGCAGCCAGATCAACCAGGTGGTCCAGGCAAACCAGaacagccaggcaaaccaggacagccaggcaaaccaggaatgccaggacaaccagggcaaccaggacagccaggcaaaccaggacagccaggcaaaccaggaaagccaggacaaccagggcaaccaggacagccaggcaaaccaggacagccaggcaaaccaggacagccaggcaaaccaggacaaccaggccAACCAGGGCAACCATgccaaccaggacagccaggtcaaccagaaGAACCAAACCAGCCAGATCAACCAGGTGgtccaggcaaaccaggacagccaggcaaaccaggacagccaggcaaaccaggacagccaggtcaaccagggcagccaggcaaaccaggacagccaggcaaaccaggaaaGCCAGGACAACCATGGCAGCCAGGACAACCAGaacagccaggcaaaccaggacagccaggcaaaccagggcagccaggacaaccaggacaaccaggccAACCagggcaaccaggacagccaggtcaaccagaaGAACCAAACCAGCCAGATCAACCAGGTGGTCCAGGcgaaccaggacagccaggcaaaccaggacagccaggcaaaccaggacagccaggcaaaccaggacagccaggcaaaccaggacaaccaggtcaaccagggcagccaggacaaccaggtgGTCCAGGcgaaccaggacagccaggcaaaccaggacagccaggcaaaccaggacagccaggtcaaccagggcaaccaggcaaaccaggacagccaggcaaaccagggcagccaggacaaccaggacaaccaggccAACCAGGGCAACCATGCCAatcaggacagccaggtcaaccagaaGAACCAAACCAGCCAGATCAACCAGGTGGTCCAGGcgaaccaggacagccaggcaaaccaggacagccaggtcaaccaggacaaccaggcaaaccaggacaaccatggcagccaggacaaccaggacaacCAGAGCAGCCAGATCAACCAGGTGGTCCAGGCAAACCAGaacagccaggcaaaccaggacagccaggcaaaccaggaaagccaggacaaccagggcaaccaggacagccaggcaaaccaggacagccaggcaaaccaggaaaGCCAGAACAACCAGATCAACCAGGTGgtccaggcaaaccaggacagccaggcaaaccaggacagccaggcaaaccaggacaaccaggccAACCAGGGCAACCatgtcaaccaggacagccaggtcaaccagaaGAACCAAACCAGCCAGATCAACCAGGTGgtccaggcaaaccaggacagccaggcaaaccaggacagccaggtcaaccagggcaaccaggcaaaccaggacagccaggcaaaccaggaaaGCCAGGACAACCATGgcagccaggacaaccaggacagccaggcaaaccagatcaaccaggtcaaccaggtcAACAAGGGCAACCAGGACAGGCAGATCAACCAGGACAGACCGGACAACCAGATCAACCAGGAACTGCAGGAAAACCTGGAAAGGGAGGAAAGACAATTCATACGAGTGCGACTTCGAGCCAAGCTCAGAGAGAGCAGCGAGCCAGTAGTCAATCGAATTATGAAGCAATTGATGCTAATGGAAATTCCTTCCAGAAAAAATCGGAGCAACAACAAGTATCTTCTGAACAAGCTTCTTCATCTAGCTTTGATAAGGAGGAGTTCGATAGAGACGGCAGTTTTAAGAAATCCAGCCACAAACAGGCTTCTGTCGGCCAAGAAGCATCTTCGAGTGAAAGCAGCGAAATGCAAAAAAGCCAAGGAGGCGGCTCTGATGTTAGAAAGAGCTCTCAAACTCAGTCTGAGAGTCAAAGACAAGCGGCATTCAGCAATCAAGAAGAATTCAGCTCCGGTGGTTCTAGTTCCAGCAGTGAGCAAGTCATGA